The following are from one region of the Amycolatopsis sp. QT-25 genome:
- the boxB gene encoding benzoyl-CoA 2,3-epoxidase subunit BoxB: MPTKIDYDARIPNNVDLSGDRRLQRALEGWQPKFLDWWGEMGPALRTRGVYLRTAVSVGRDGWAHFDHVNVPDYRWGIFLAEPDPDRVITFGEHQGERAWQQVPGEYRADLQRLIVIQGDTEPASVEQQKSLGLTAPSLYDLRNLFQVNVEEGRHLWAMVYLLHAYFGREGRDEAEGLLLRNSGSPDAPRILGAFNEETADWLAFYMFTYFTDRDGKYQLGTLKESGFDPLSRTCEFMLKEEAHHMFVGTTGVDRVVTRSAELIREHDTFDIAGHGGIPLEVVQRYLNFHYTVSLDLFGGETSTNAANYYTAGLKGRWQEARRKDDHKLTDAAGTLSKPRADGTWETEELPAILLLNLDLREEYRADCQTGVNRWNRILDEAGIDFRFVLPHPGFNREVGINSGHHVTPDGTVVDERTWLAGKRKWLPTPEDLTFVRSLMHPVYERGKIASWVAPPRQGINGKPFDYEYVHLS; encoded by the coding sequence ATGCCCACCAAGATCGATTACGACGCACGCATCCCCAACAACGTCGACCTCTCCGGTGATCGGCGGCTCCAGCGGGCGCTGGAGGGCTGGCAGCCGAAATTCCTGGACTGGTGGGGCGAAATGGGCCCCGCACTGCGGACCCGGGGCGTGTACCTGCGCACCGCGGTCAGCGTCGGACGGGACGGGTGGGCGCATTTCGACCACGTCAACGTGCCCGACTACCGGTGGGGGATCTTCCTCGCGGAGCCGGATCCGGACCGGGTCATCACCTTCGGCGAGCACCAGGGCGAACGCGCCTGGCAGCAGGTCCCCGGGGAGTACCGCGCCGATCTGCAGCGGCTCATCGTCATCCAGGGGGACACCGAACCCGCGTCGGTCGAGCAGCAGAAATCGCTGGGGCTCACCGCGCCGAGCCTCTACGACCTGCGGAACCTTTTCCAGGTCAATGTCGAAGAAGGCCGCCATCTGTGGGCGATGGTGTACCTGCTGCACGCCTACTTCGGCCGTGAAGGCCGGGACGAGGCGGAAGGGTTGCTGCTCCGGAACTCCGGAAGTCCGGACGCCCCGCGGATCCTCGGTGCCTTCAACGAGGAGACCGCGGATTGGCTCGCGTTCTACATGTTCACCTATTTCACCGATCGCGATGGCAAATACCAGCTCGGCACCCTCAAGGAAAGCGGTTTCGACCCGCTTTCCCGCACTTGTGAATTCATGCTCAAGGAAGAGGCGCACCACATGTTCGTCGGCACCACCGGTGTCGACCGGGTGGTCACCCGCAGTGCCGAACTGATCCGCGAGCACGACACCTTCGACATCGCCGGGCACGGCGGGATCCCGCTGGAGGTCGTCCAGCGCTACCTCAACTTCCACTACACCGTCTCGCTCGACCTGTTCGGCGGCGAGACCTCGACCAACGCGGCGAACTACTACACCGCCGGGCTGAAAGGCCGCTGGCAGGAGGCCCGCCGCAAGGACGACCACAAGCTCACCGACGCCGCCGGAACGCTGTCCAAGCCGAGGGCCGACGGCACCTGGGAGACCGAAGAACTCCCGGCCATCCTGCTGCTGAACCTCGACCTGCGGGAGGAGTACCGAGCCGACTGCCAGACCGGGGTCAACCGCTGGAACAGGATCCTCGACGAGGCGGGCATCGATTTCCGATTCGTCCTCCCGCACCCTGGATTCAATCGCGAAGTCGGCATAAACTCCGGCCACCATGTGACGCCCGACGGCACCGTTGTCGACGAGCGGACCTGGCTGGCCGGCAAACGCAAGTGGCTGCCCACTCCCGAAGACCTGACCTTCGTCCGATCGCTGATGCATCCGGTGTACGAGCGAGGAAAGATCGCGAGCTGGGTGGCACCGCCACGCCAGGGCATCAACGGGAAGCCGTTCGACTACGAATACGTTCACCTGAGCTGA
- the boxC gene encoding 2,3-epoxybenzoyl-CoA dihydrolase translates to MTRTTSVTFERHPGGYRHWKLSTDGDVAWLELDVDVDGGLVPGYELKLNSYDLGVDIELYDATQRLRFEHPEVRVVIVTSAKDNVFCAGANIRMLASSSHEWKVNFCKFTNETRNAMEDAAAHSGQSYVAAVNGTCAGGGYEIALACEKILLVDDNSSTVALPEVPLLGVLPGTGGLTRVVDKRGVRRDLADVFATRPDGVKGRTAVDWRLVDELVPRQGFREAVLARAKEFARTSERLDGEGVELKPLQHRYVDISLSAAEATITVKGPEDDDGWLLDVTRELDDAILRLRTNESEAGTWILRTEGDPVKVLERERAVFDAKDCLSNEIVHYFKRTLKRLDVTSRSLIALIEPGSCFAGLLLELALAADRQYILDGPPLEAEDSEERASITLSEANFGRFPMGNGLTRLESRFFGDPDHVPRLAEVRDRPLSPAEAHAFGLVTDAPDDLDWEDEIRIALEGRASLSPDALTGMEANHRFVGPETPESKIFGRLAAWQNWIFTRPNASGPEGALRRYGTGQKAVFDRKRV, encoded by the coding sequence GTGACGCGGACCACATCGGTGACGTTCGAACGTCATCCCGGCGGCTACCGGCACTGGAAACTGTCCACCGACGGTGACGTCGCGTGGCTCGAACTCGATGTCGACGTCGACGGGGGTCTCGTACCGGGGTACGAACTCAAACTCAACTCGTACGACCTCGGCGTCGACATCGAGTTGTACGACGCGACGCAGCGGCTGCGGTTCGAACATCCCGAAGTCCGCGTAGTCATCGTGACCAGCGCGAAGGACAACGTCTTCTGCGCCGGCGCGAACATCCGGATGCTGGCGTCGTCGTCGCACGAGTGGAAGGTGAACTTCTGCAAGTTCACCAACGAGACCCGTAACGCCATGGAGGACGCCGCCGCGCACTCCGGGCAGAGCTACGTCGCGGCGGTCAACGGCACCTGCGCCGGTGGCGGGTACGAAATCGCGCTCGCCTGCGAAAAGATCCTGCTGGTCGACGACAACTCGTCGACCGTGGCGCTGCCGGAGGTGCCCCTTCTCGGCGTCCTCCCCGGCACCGGCGGGCTCACCAGGGTGGTCGACAAACGCGGCGTGCGGCGGGACCTCGCCGACGTCTTCGCCACCCGCCCCGACGGGGTGAAGGGGCGGACGGCCGTCGACTGGCGGCTCGTCGACGAACTCGTGCCGCGGCAGGGATTCCGGGAAGCCGTGCTGGCCAGGGCGAAGGAGTTCGCGCGGACGAGCGAGCGGCTCGACGGCGAAGGCGTCGAACTGAAGCCACTCCAGCATCGTTACGTCGACATTTCGCTCAGCGCGGCCGAAGCGACGATCACCGTCAAGGGACCCGAGGACGACGACGGCTGGCTGCTGGACGTCACCCGAGAACTGGACGACGCGATCCTTCGCCTGCGCACCAACGAATCCGAAGCCGGCACCTGGATACTCCGCACGGAGGGCGATCCTGTGAAGGTGCTCGAACGAGAGCGGGCCGTGTTCGACGCGAAAGACTGTCTGAGCAACGAAATCGTCCACTATTTCAAACGGACGCTGAAACGCCTCGATGTCACCAGCCGCAGTCTGATCGCGCTCATCGAACCTGGTAGCTGCTTCGCGGGTCTTCTGCTGGAACTCGCGCTCGCCGCCGACCGGCAGTACATCTTGGACGGTCCGCCGCTCGAAGCCGAAGACAGTGAAGAACGTGCCTCGATCACGTTGTCCGAGGCCAACTTCGGCCGCTTTCCGATGGGCAACGGCCTGACCCGTCTCGAGTCCCGGTTCTTCGGCGACCCGGATCACGTCCCGCGGCTCGCGGAAGTACGCGACCGGCCGCTGAGCCCGGCGGAGGCCCACGCCTTCGGCCTGGTCACCGACGCTCCGGACGACCTCGACTGGGAGGACGAGATCCGGATCGCGCTGGAAGGACGGGCTTCGCTCAGCCCGGACGCCTTGACCGGAATGGAGGCGAACCACCGGTTCGTCGGCCCCGAAACGCCGGAAAGCAAGATCTTCGGCAGGCTGGCCGCTTGGCAGAACTGGATCTTCACTCGTCCGAACGCATCCGGTCCCGAGGGCGCGTTGCGTCGCTACGGTACTGGTCAGAAGGCCGTCTTCGACAGGAAGCGGGTCTGA
- a CDS encoding alpha/beta hydrolase, giving the protein MPEMIAEVNGVELCHETFGSPDGRPLLMIMGLASQMIWWDDGLCARLAAEGFFVIRYDNRDAGRSSRMSGRANLPLAYALRTAPYSLADMAGDAAGLLTELGIGSAHVVGASMGGMVAQTLAIEYPSRVRSLTSIMSTTGNRFVGRPSAKAMAMLLSAPPRDRARYVDSLVRTFRVIGSPGYPFDEARMRERAERSFDRGVDPGGSARQLAAIVSSRDRFRALRKLDVPALVVHGAKDPLVHVSGGRATARALRESEMDIVPGMGHDLPRAIWPRLTCGLVRTADRADVRARRA; this is encoded by the coding sequence ATGCCGGAGATGATCGCCGAAGTGAACGGTGTCGAGCTGTGCCATGAGACGTTCGGTTCGCCGGACGGCAGGCCGTTGCTGATGATCATGGGCCTGGCCTCGCAGATGATCTGGTGGGACGACGGGCTCTGCGCGCGTCTCGCGGCCGAGGGGTTCTTCGTCATCCGCTACGACAACCGGGACGCCGGCCGGTCCAGCCGGATGTCCGGGCGGGCGAACCTGCCGCTCGCGTACGCCCTGCGCACGGCGCCGTACTCCCTGGCGGACATGGCGGGCGACGCCGCCGGACTGCTGACGGAACTCGGCATCGGGAGCGCGCACGTCGTGGGCGCGTCGATGGGCGGGATGGTCGCGCAGACCCTGGCCATCGAGTATCCGTCACGGGTGCGCTCGCTGACGTCGATCATGTCGACCACCGGCAACCGGTTCGTCGGGCGGCCGAGCGCCAAGGCGATGGCGATGTTGCTTTCGGCGCCTCCACGTGATCGTGCGCGGTACGTCGATTCCCTGGTGCGCACGTTCCGCGTCATCGGCTCGCCCGGTTATCCCTTCGACGAGGCACGGATGCGGGAGCGCGCGGAGCGTTCCTTCGATCGCGGCGTCGATCCCGGCGGGAGCGCGCGGCAGCTGGCGGCGATCGTTTCGAGCCGGGATCGCTTCCGCGCGTTGCGGAAACTCGACGTGCCCGCGCTCGTCGTGCACGGTGCGAAGGATCCGCTCGTGCACGTCTCCGGCGGCCGGGCGACGGCCCGCGCGCTGCGGGAGTCCGAAATGGACATCGTGCCGGGGATGGGGCACGACCTCCCGCGGGCGATCTGGCCGCGGTTGACGTGCGGCCTGGTCCGCACGGCCGACCGCGCCGACGTCAGGGCCCGGCGAGCGTGA
- a CDS encoding CoA-binding protein — protein MTDRATEILAGSKTIAVVGLSRDPAKPSHGVAAVLQEHGFRIIPVHPSADELLGEKVYRSLTDIPEPVDLVDVFRPSEDTPPIAEQAVAIGAKALWLQQGIVSAESRRIAEEGGLAYVEDRCTAVVRAVAKLSVR, from the coding sequence ATGACCGATCGCGCCACCGAAATCCTCGCCGGATCGAAGACGATCGCCGTCGTGGGGTTGAGCCGCGATCCGGCCAAACCCTCGCACGGAGTCGCCGCGGTACTGCAGGAACACGGCTTCCGCATCATCCCCGTCCATCCTTCCGCCGACGAGTTGCTGGGCGAAAAGGTCTACCGCTCGCTCACCGACATCCCGGAACCGGTCGACCTGGTCGACGTCTTCCGGCCGTCGGAGGACACCCCGCCGATCGCCGAACAGGCCGTCGCGATCGGCGCCAAGGCGCTCTGGCTCCAGCAGGGCATCGTCTCCGCCGAGTCTCGCCGGATCGCCGAAGAGGGCGGACTGGCCTATGTCGAAGACCGCTGCACGGCCGTCGTCCGAGCGGTCGCGAAGCTGTCGGTGCGTTAG
- a CDS encoding IclR family transcriptional regulator: protein MGTPRGLDSSGTLERGLAVLEHVGKNQEISTNAIARQLGLSRSAAYRIVGTLKNLEYLEADRVTGRVRLGTRLVELGARAMAATDLHRCAPRYLAALAERSGETTYLAVPDNDAMVYVATERSAGAVTLACRLGTRRPQHATSLGKAWLAALPEQDRVERIRRMKLDSLTLKTINDPVRLLDDLARTSRRGWAVDDVENEPDVGCVAAAVRDHTGRPIAAISIAGPAGRVLRRTDELGATVAGTAAALSLRLGYVRAQRG, encoded by the coding sequence GTGGGCACACCACGAGGCCTGGATTCCAGTGGCACACTCGAGCGCGGGCTAGCGGTTCTCGAGCACGTCGGCAAGAACCAGGAAATTTCCACCAACGCGATCGCCCGGCAGCTGGGTCTTTCCCGGAGCGCCGCCTACCGCATCGTCGGCACCCTCAAGAACCTCGAATACCTCGAAGCCGATCGCGTCACCGGCCGCGTGCGGCTCGGCACCCGGCTGGTCGAACTCGGCGCCCGCGCGATGGCGGCGACCGACCTCCACCGCTGCGCGCCACGCTATCTCGCGGCGCTGGCCGAGCGGAGCGGAGAGACGACGTACCTCGCCGTCCCGGACAACGACGCGATGGTCTACGTAGCCACCGAACGCAGCGCCGGCGCCGTCACCCTGGCCTGCCGTCTCGGCACCCGCCGTCCGCAGCACGCGACGTCACTGGGCAAGGCGTGGCTGGCGGCACTGCCCGAACAGGACCGCGTCGAACGCATCCGCCGGATGAAACTCGACAGTCTCACGCTCAAGACGATCAACGATCCGGTGCGGCTGCTCGACGACCTGGCAAGGACGAGCCGTCGCGGCTGGGCCGTGGACGACGTCGAAAACGAACCGGACGTGGGTTGCGTGGCCGCCGCCGTCCGCGACCACACCGGACGGCCGATCGCCGCGATCAGCATCGCGGGCCCCGCCGGCCGGGTGCTCCGCCGCACCGACGAACTGGGCGCGACGGTGGCCGGGACCGCCGCCGCGCTTTCGCTCCGGCTGGGGTACGTCCGCGCGCAACGGGGCTGA
- a CDS encoding sigma factor-like helix-turn-helix DNA-binding protein: MQGYGSRRPREAGGRTKTASKPVDTVRVLVVRYCRARIGRRSGTYEAADAIAKAGCREVFAGAAGASALLTFAYDVTRGLVDDFHRTTTELPNPLSGLPDRQREILVLRSLVGLSADDTALALGCTVQAVRLGQHRALTALRPTRA; encoded by the coding sequence ATGCAAGGATACGGTTCGCGGCGGCCGCGGGAGGCCGGCGGACGGACGAAGACGGCCTCGAAACCGGTCGACACCGTCCGCGTCCTGGTCGTGCGCTACTGCCGGGCGCGGATCGGACGTCGTTCCGGCACCTACGAAGCCGCCGACGCGATCGCGAAGGCCGGTTGCCGCGAGGTTTTCGCCGGAGCGGCCGGGGCGTCCGCGCTCCTCACGTTCGCCTACGACGTCACGCGCGGCCTCGTCGACGACTTCCACCGGACCACCACCGAACTGCCGAACCCGCTTTCGGGGTTGCCGGACCGGCAACGCGAGATCCTGGTGCTGCGGTCGCTCGTCGGGCTTTCCGCCGACGACACCGCACTGGCGCTCGGCTGCACCGTCCAGGCCGTCCGGCTGGGTCAGCACCGGGCCCTGACCGCGCTGCGCCCCACCCGCGCCTGA
- a CDS encoding RNA polymerase sigma factor, with translation MVGVTATADPRSAIDAVWRIESARLIAGLARMTRDVGLAEELAQDALVAALEQWPESGVPRNPGAWLMTTAKRRAVDTFRRTERYERKLGEIGREQEFEEEPDFTAGLDDHIEDDLLRLVFTACHPVLSTEARVALTLKMIGGLQTHEIARAFLAKETAIAQRIVRAKKTLGDAKVPFEVPEGADRVARLESVLEVIYLIFNEGYSATAGEDWMRPALCEEALRLGRILAGLMPKEPEVHGLVSLMEIQASRSAARVGPNGEPVLLMDQDRTKWNRLLIGRGLAALELAESLTGGAFGVYAAQAAIAACHARARTGEETDWARIATLYEGLGKLNPSPVIELNRAVALSMAVGPEAGLAVVDKLTSEPALKSYHLLPSVRGDFLAKLGRLDEARAEFERAAEMTGNDRERTLLLNRAAECAP, from the coding sequence TTGGTCGGCGTGACGGCAACAGCAGACCCTCGTTCGGCGATCGACGCGGTGTGGCGGATCGAGTCGGCCCGCCTCATCGCCGGCCTCGCGCGGATGACGCGCGACGTCGGCCTCGCGGAGGAACTCGCGCAGGACGCGCTGGTCGCCGCGCTCGAGCAGTGGCCGGAGTCGGGCGTGCCGAGGAATCCGGGTGCCTGGCTCATGACCACGGCCAAACGCCGGGCCGTCGACACCTTCCGGCGCACCGAGCGGTATGAACGGAAGCTCGGGGAGATCGGCCGCGAGCAGGAGTTCGAGGAGGAACCCGACTTCACCGCGGGGCTCGACGACCACATCGAGGACGATCTGCTGCGGCTGGTGTTCACCGCCTGTCACCCGGTGCTGTCGACCGAGGCCAGGGTGGCGCTGACCCTGAAGATGATCGGCGGCCTCCAGACGCACGAGATCGCGCGGGCGTTCCTCGCCAAGGAGACCGCCATCGCGCAGCGCATCGTCCGCGCGAAGAAGACGCTCGGTGACGCCAAGGTGCCGTTCGAGGTGCCGGAGGGGGCCGATCGCGTCGCGCGCCTGGAGTCGGTGCTCGAAGTGATCTATCTGATCTTCAACGAGGGCTATTCGGCGACGGCGGGCGAGGACTGGATGCGGCCGGCGCTGTGCGAGGAGGCGCTGCGGCTCGGCCGGATCCTGGCCGGGCTGATGCCGAAGGAACCCGAGGTGCACGGGCTCGTTTCGCTGATGGAGATCCAGGCGTCGCGATCGGCCGCACGCGTCGGGCCGAACGGCGAACCCGTGCTGCTGATGGACCAGGACCGGACGAAATGGAACCGGCTCCTGATCGGCCGCGGCCTCGCCGCGCTGGAACTCGCCGAGTCGCTCACGGGCGGCGCATTCGGCGTCTACGCCGCACAAGCCGCCATCGCGGCCTGCCACGCGCGGGCGCGAACGGGCGAGGAGACCGACTGGGCACGCATCGCGACCCTGTACGAAGGGCTCGGGAAGCTGAACCCGTCGCCGGTGATCGAACTGAACCGCGCGGTGGCGCTGTCGATGGCCGTCGGACCGGAAGCGGGACTCGCGGTCGTCGACAAGCTGACGTCGGAGCCCGCGCTGAAGTCGTACCACCTGCTGCCGAGCGTGCGCGGCGACTTCTTGGCGAAGCTCGGCCGCCTGGACGAGGCCCGCGCCGAGTTCGAGCGCGCGGCGGAGATGACCGGGAACGACCGCGAACGCACCCTTCTGCTGAACCGCGCGGCGGAGTGTGCCCCCTGA
- a CDS encoding YciI family protein produces the protein MRFMVIVKSDEKTDVAGAQPSAEELQEMGKFNEELVKAGVMLAGEGLLPSAEGVRIQYSGTAEARVVDGPFAESKELIAGFWILQVKDKAEVIEWMKRAPFREGEIEIRRVAELEDFDNATPEIVEHEQKLRERAEAN, from the coding sequence ATGCGGTTCATGGTGATCGTCAAGAGCGACGAGAAGACCGACGTGGCCGGCGCTCAGCCGAGTGCCGAGGAGTTGCAGGAGATGGGGAAGTTCAACGAGGAGCTGGTGAAGGCCGGTGTCATGCTCGCGGGTGAAGGGCTGCTCCCCAGCGCCGAGGGCGTCCGCATCCAGTATTCCGGCACCGCCGAGGCCAGGGTCGTCGACGGGCCTTTCGCCGAGAGCAAGGAACTCATCGCGGGTTTCTGGATCCTGCAGGTCAAGGACAAGGCCGAGGTCATCGAGTGGATGAAGCGCGCGCCGTTCCGCGAGGGCGAGATCGAGATCCGGCGGGTCGCCGAGCTGGAGGACTTCGACAACGCCACGCCCGAGATCGTCGAACACGAGCAGAAGCTGCGGGAGCGGGCCGAGGCGAACTAG
- a CDS encoding small ribosomal subunit Rsm22 family protein, translating to MSALPETLRSALDEELGKYPQNRLTQSVERLSTRYRENNPASAPILSSEVDIAAYAGYRMPATYAAVHAVLAEAALRAPGFAPRTQIDVGGGTGAAIWAAADVWPSLEESTVVEQVPGAIELGRRLAGNAGGKAVRGSTWRRGLIDPAAPAPDADLVTLSYVLGELPEARRADTVRWLSAKAGMLVLIEPGTPAGYERVVEARDRLVELGLSLVAPCPHEGACPIPRGRDWCHFSARLPRTGLHRQLKSGTLGFEDEKFSYVVASRAAPDRAEGRILRHPAKRKGMVSLSLCAEAGLTETIVTKRHGEAYRAARDAEWGDAWPSR from the coding sequence GTGTCCGCACTCCCCGAAACCCTCCGCTCCGCCCTCGACGAAGAGCTGGGCAAGTACCCGCAGAACAGGCTGACGCAGTCCGTCGAGCGGCTCTCCACGCGCTACCGCGAGAACAACCCCGCGAGCGCGCCCATCCTCTCCTCCGAAGTCGACATCGCGGCGTACGCGGGCTATCGGATGCCGGCCACGTACGCGGCCGTACACGCCGTTCTCGCCGAAGCCGCCCTCCGCGCTCCCGGGTTCGCGCCGCGCACGCAGATCGACGTCGGCGGCGGGACCGGTGCCGCCATCTGGGCGGCGGCCGACGTGTGGCCGTCACTGGAGGAGAGCACCGTCGTCGAGCAGGTACCGGGTGCGATCGAGCTGGGCAGGCGGCTGGCGGGGAACGCCGGGGGCAAGGCGGTCCGCGGCTCGACCTGGCGGCGCGGCCTGATCGATCCGGCCGCTCCTGCCCCGGACGCCGATCTGGTGACCCTTTCCTACGTCCTCGGCGAACTGCCCGAGGCCCGGCGGGCCGACACCGTCCGCTGGCTGTCGGCGAAGGCCGGGATGCTGGTGCTGATCGAACCCGGCACGCCCGCGGGCTACGAACGGGTCGTCGAGGCACGGGATCGGCTCGTCGAACTCGGGCTCTCCCTCGTCGCGCCCTGCCCGCACGAGGGCGCGTGCCCGATCCCGCGCGGCCGGGACTGGTGCCACTTCTCCGCGCGCCTCCCGCGCACCGGCCTGCACCGTCAGCTCAAGTCCGGGACGCTCGGCTTCGAGGACGAGAAGTTCTCCTACGTCGTCGCCTCACGCGCGGCGCCGGACCGGGCCGAAGGCCGGATCCTGCGGCATCCGGCCAAACGCAAGGGCATGGTCAGCCTTTCGCTGTGTGCCGAAGCCGGGCTCACCGAAACGATCGTCACCAAACGGCACGGCGAGGCCTACCGCGCGGCCCGCGACGCCGAATGGGGCGACGCCTGGCCCAGCCGCTGA
- a CDS encoding LysR family transcriptional regulator — protein sequence MFSLEQLVSFVAVAEELHYGRAAERLSMTQPPLSRRIQLLERELGVELFDRTHRMVRLTPAGRVFLAEARKILRSAQEAALYARRAKKGEAGVVTLGFTATAAYSYLDRVIAAANAEVPGVDLVLREMATAAQMEELPSGGIDLGMIRPPVTGADVVSLPLWREPLLAALPSAHPLARRKKNPDVRDFDGEPFIMYSPSEDRYLHDLLVAVFRAARVLPEYTQYPCQVPTVLALVKADLGVALVPAAAAALRFEGVVLRPVGGVEGRPAELELVWRRGNDNPALGALLAVIGNSARRGP from the coding sequence GTGTTCTCCCTGGAGCAGCTGGTGAGTTTCGTCGCGGTGGCCGAGGAACTGCACTACGGCCGGGCGGCGGAGCGGCTCTCGATGACCCAGCCGCCGTTGAGCAGGCGGATCCAGTTGCTGGAGCGCGAACTGGGGGTCGAGCTTTTCGACCGTACGCACCGCATGGTCCGGCTGACACCCGCCGGACGGGTTTTTCTGGCCGAGGCAAGGAAGATACTGCGTTCGGCGCAGGAGGCGGCGCTGTATGCCCGCCGCGCGAAGAAAGGTGAAGCCGGCGTCGTCACGCTTGGTTTCACCGCCACCGCGGCCTATTCGTATCTCGACCGCGTCATCGCCGCGGCGAACGCCGAAGTGCCGGGCGTCGATCTCGTGTTGCGGGAAATGGCGACGGCGGCGCAGATGGAGGAATTGCCGTCGGGCGGGATCGATCTCGGCATGATCCGGCCGCCGGTCACCGGCGCCGACGTCGTGAGCCTGCCGTTGTGGCGCGAGCCGCTGCTGGCCGCGCTGCCGTCCGCGCATCCGTTGGCGCGGCGCAAGAAGAATCCCGACGTCCGCGACTTCGACGGCGAACCGTTCATCATGTATTCGCCGTCGGAGGACCGGTACCTCCACGATCTGCTCGTGGCGGTGTTCCGCGCCGCGCGGGTACTGCCGGAGTACACGCAGTACCCCTGCCAGGTGCCTACGGTCCTCGCGCTGGTCAAGGCGGACCTCGGTGTCGCGTTGGTGCCCGCCGCGGCCGCGGCGCTGCGGTTCGAGGGTGTCGTGCTCCGCCCGGTGGGCGGGGTCGAGGGCCGCCCGGCGGAACTCGAACTGGTGTGGCGGCGGGGCAACGACAATCCGGCGCTCGGCGCGTTGCTCGCCGTCATCGGCAATTCGGCGCGGCGCGGTCCGTGA
- a CDS encoding GAF and ANTAR domain-containing protein produces the protein MGFHRHARAALVWAKMRFLAAETDSAVSAEHACVVCGTVLEAGRCRALLAVGAGFTEPFFATGERSREREDLQFTLSEGPAWEVVRGGMLLVVTDVTSSETSLRWPMFAPEAIDRGVKSIIAVPIQAGAINLGVVDCCRELAGFPSREGQAEALVCADAVLALAVADFGGDGPGLAEVIDRAFTGHHDRVHQAVGLVSVQLDLGLVDALTRLRAHACAHGRKPDEVVMDVVRRRITFRPGCDGRVPKETAETMTDLAAGLGETFVQLADTLVDDFDLIEFLDLLALRCVELLGVRTAGLLLADAQGTLTMVAASDERTRMLELFQLRNSEGPCLDCYRHAEPVVCPDLTRAGASWPKFSRAAEDADFRSVYALPMRRRDEVIGALNLFDTRPASLDDAGLGLGQALADIATIGILHHRLLHRQETITAQLQTALNSRVIIEQAKGVLAERLRVSVDDAFGVLRAYARSNNRKIHSVATGIVDRTVEIPR, from the coding sequence ATGGGGTTTCACCGGCATGCGCGCGCCGCGCTGGTCTGGGCGAAGATGCGTTTCCTCGCCGCGGAAACCGATTCGGCGGTTTCCGCGGAACACGCCTGTGTCGTCTGCGGAACCGTCCTCGAAGCGGGCCGGTGCCGAGCTCTCCTCGCTGTCGGCGCAGGTTTCACCGAGCCATTCTTCGCCACCGGCGAACGCAGCCGCGAACGGGAAGATCTGCAGTTCACCTTGAGCGAAGGCCCGGCATGGGAAGTGGTGCGCGGCGGTATGCTCCTCGTCGTAACCGATGTGACCAGTTCGGAGACGTCACTCCGATGGCCGATGTTCGCGCCCGAAGCGATCGACAGAGGGGTGAAATCGATCATCGCGGTGCCGATTCAGGCCGGTGCGATCAACTTGGGTGTCGTCGACTGTTGTCGCGAACTCGCCGGATTCCCGTCGAGGGAAGGACAGGCGGAGGCACTCGTTTGCGCCGACGCGGTGCTCGCCCTCGCCGTCGCCGATTTCGGCGGCGACGGGCCCGGCCTCGCCGAAGTGATCGATCGCGCGTTCACCGGCCACCACGACCGGGTGCACCAGGCCGTCGGCCTGGTGTCGGTCCAGCTCGACCTCGGGCTGGTGGACGCGCTCACCCGCTTGCGGGCCCACGCCTGCGCCCATGGCCGGAAACCGGACGAGGTCGTCATGGACGTGGTGCGGCGCCGGATCACCTTCCGGCCCGGGTGTGACGGACGTGTGCCTAAGGAGACAGCAGAGACGATGACCGACCTCGCGGCGGGCTTGGGCGAAACCTTCGTGCAGTTGGCGGACACCCTGGTCGACGATTTCGACCTCATCGAGTTCCTCGACCTGCTCGCGCTCAGATGTGTCGAACTGCTCGGCGTCCGCACCGCCGGATTACTGCTCGCCGACGCGCAGGGCACGCTCACCATGGTGGCCGCGTCCGACGAGCGGACCCGCATGCTCGAACTGTTCCAGTTACGGAATTCCGAGGGGCCGTGCCTGGACTGCTACCGGCACGCCGAGCCGGTGGTCTGCCCGGATCTGACGCGCGCGGGCGCGAGCTGGCCGAAGTTCTCGCGTGCGGCGGAGGACGCGGATTTCCGCTCCGTGTACGCGTTGCCGATGCGCCGCCGCGACGAGGTGATCGGCGCGCTGAACCTGTTCGACACCCGCCCCGCTTCGCTCGACGACGCCGGATTGGGGCTGGGACAGGCACTCGCGGACATCGCCACGATCGGCATCCTGCACCACCGCCTGTTGCACCGGCAGGAGACGATCACCGCACAGCTGCAAACGGCGTTGAACAGCCGGGTGATCATCGAACAGGCGAAAGGCGTGCTCGCCGAACGGCTCCGGGTTTCGGTGGACGACGCGTTCGGCGTATTGCGCGCCTACGCGCGGAGCAACAACCGCAAGATTCATTCCGTCGCGACCGGGATCGTCGACCGCACGGTGGAAATCCCGCGCTGA